ATAAAAATCAAGCTAGAGTTAGTATTTGTAATGTAGAAGATAGACCGGGGATTGCTGCAGAAATTTTTGGAGCATTAAGTGAAGCTAATATAAATGTAGATATGATAGTTCAAACTATTGGTAGAGATGGTAAGACCGATTTGGACTTTACTATCCCAGAAGTAGAGTTAGAAAATGTAAAGAGGGTTTTAAAGAGTTTCGAAGGAAGTGTTGAATCTATAGACTATGATAGTGATATTGCAAAAGTATCTATAGTTGGCGTTGGTATGAAATCTCATAGCGGTGTGGCTTCTAAGGCTTTTAGAGCATTAGCAGAAGATAACATTAATATAATGATGATTAGCACAAGTGAAATAAAAGTATCAATGATAATTTCATTAAAATATGCAGAACTTGCCATTAGAACTCTACATGCAACATATGAGTTAGAAAAATAATGCAAGATATATCTCAATGGACTACACATATATTAAGGACAGATGAATCTCGTCCTACTTGGCTTGAGGAGAGGAAGTTTGAGTGGATACCGCTTGTAACAAATACGCTTCAAAGAGTATTTAGCGGGGATAATTTGGTGTTAATAACTGATAGAGATAGAGAATGGTTTGGTGATTATGTTGTAAATATGATTAATAAAAGCATAAATCGTCCTTATATCCCTATTATAAATATCCATTCTCTATTTCCTCAAGTTGATAAAAATTGCAAAAATGAATTAGGCATAGAGCTTGTTGCAGATTTTTTGGGTAATGTTTTTAATAATAAATATTTGTTTTGGTATATTGGCAGAAATGACGATAGGGCTAAATTAGCATTAAGCAATGATTTTGGGTTTTTATGGTTGTTTGATACTGATTTACAAAATAGCTTCACTTTGCAATCTACTGATACGCTAGTTGATATAAAACTTATGCAAATGTTTAGAATCTTTAACCTAACTATCGAAGCTGCACTATTTGGACAAATATCACTTGACTAATATGAAAAATCATATACTTCTAACCAACTATCCAGAACAAGAAGCAGAAAGGTATATACATAGTAATCCTAATGCTTTTTTGTTCTTTAGCGATGAGCTAAAGGTCGAAGATTCAAGGGATATTATAGATGAGGCATATATAGCAAATGAAAATGGTAAGACAATTTTAATAGCTGCAAATTCTTTTAATATATATGCACAAAATGCACTCTTAAAGGTATTAGAAGAGCCACCAAGTGGTGTTGTGTTTATAATTTTTGCTAAGGCTAAGTCTTTATTGCTCCCTACTATTCGCTCTAGAATGCCAATTATTAATCGTGTGTTAAAGCAAAAATTACCGCATTTTATGATTAATATAAAAACACTAAACTTAGAGCAAGTTTATGAATTTTTAAAGCAATTAGATAAAAATAGCCTCTCTGCAAATGATATAAAGATTCAAATACAAAGTTTGTATATTGATTGCATGGAAAATGGTATTTATTTTAATGAAGCTGAAAGTGAGATATTTCACAATGCTTTATTGTGGGCTTCACATTATGAGAGGGCTAGTTATATTTTTTCTGTTTTATTGCTTATGATTTTGCGTAAAAAAAAGCATAAAAAATTAAAAATAGGATAGTTTGTGTTTGTAAAAAATATTAAAAATGCTTTAGAGGTTTTAAAACAAATAGGTTGTGATGATGGCGGGTTTAGAATCTTAAGAGATAAGATTCAAACTTATAGCTTTTTAATAGAGGATCTAAAAACTCCAGCTGCACATATCTTAAAGCAAGAAGCATTAGCTTGCGGTGGAGATTTTGCATTACCAAAAGATGCGATACTTTATAAAAGAGATTCTTATAATGGTGTGTTATTAATTACAAAATCACAGAGCAAGGCATTGATAAAAAAGTTAAAAATGCAGGACTTTGGACTTAAAAATTTAGCATTAATTTTAGAAACTCATTTCAAGAATATATCTTTTGAAGTGCAAATTATGGGTGTTGCTAACATTACTACTGATAGCTTCTATCCTCTCTCAAGGAAGGCTGGAGATAGTGGAGATGATTATATAAATGCTATAAATAGTATTATAGCTATGATAGAGGATGGAGCTAGTATTATTGATATAGGTGCAGCATCATCGCGTCCGGGAAGTAGCCTTATTAAACCAAAAGATGAGCTAGAAAAACTAGAACCACTGCTTAAAATCATTAGAAGTGAGAATCTGTATACAAGGGCTAGTTTTAGCATTGATACATATAATGCAGAAGTTGCTAAAAAGTGCTTAGATAGCGGATTTAAGATTGTTAATGACATAACTGGTTTTAGAGATATAAAAATGATAGAGGCAGTAAAAGGATATGATTGTAGATGTGTAATTATGCATATGCAAGGAAATCCGCAAGATATGCAAGATAATCCAACTTATGAGAATCTTTTCTTAGAAATTGATAGTTTTTTTAAAAATCAAATTGATAGCTTAGAATCTGCTGGAATCAAAGATATAATTTTAGATGTAGGGATTGGCTTTGGCAAGAGCTTAGAGCATAATTGTGAGCTAATAAGGAATTTGAGACATTTTAGTCATTTTGGATACCCATTATTAGTTGGTGCAAGTAGGAAGTCTATGATTGATAAGATATATAAAAGTGATGTTTTTAGTAGGCTTCCCGGAACTTTGGCTATACATTTAGAATCAATAAACAATGGTGCAAGCATTATAAGATGCCATGATGTTAGAGAGCATCTTCAAGCAATTAAGGTGTTAGAAGCTTTAAAGTAGGGAGAGAGTTATGGATAGAAGAGAGGTTATATGGCAGCTATCAAGGCATGGGCATAAAAAAGAAGATTTGGAATTAATGCCAATTAAAGAGCTATCAAAACTTTTCAAAGAAGAGACCAGGAAGAATATATTAAGCTATATGGACTTTATAAAAGATGATAAAGCAGATATAGTTCAAGAATATAGCGATGATAATGTAGCAAGAGAGATAACAAAAATATCACATTGTGTTATCGGAGACGATATAAACTATCCTATGCTATATGACATTATTGAAAAAATTTTTGATGAATATGAATTAAATGAAACAATAGAGTTTGTATTGTCTCAAGTTAAAGATAAGCATTATAGGCAAATGACGCGTATTGTTGAGGTTGCCTTTAGAGCATATCAAGAAAGCTTATTGGATAAATTAGATGAGTTGTGCAAAAACTATCCAGTAGAAGAAAAGTTCGAGCAACTAAATTTATATAGTAACAAAAGAGAAGATGTGAATTTTCTAAAACATGCAATAAAAAAAATGGAAGAAGAAAATGCTAGGCTACAATTAAGCAAAATAGCACAATTGAAATTTGAGATAATAAGGGATTATTTTCCAGATTCTTTATATGAGAACTATGAGGATTATTACGAAAACGATGAAGAAAAAAATGAAATAATAGAAAGAATCATGGAGCTTACAAGTGCATACAAACGCCCAATGCTAAAAACAAAAAAGATTCAACTATTAAAGCATATTGAAAGAGTGTTGCTAGAAGATAAAGAAAGAGAAAGAGAAGAAAAAATATTAATAAAGCAATTTAGCATGAAAATAGGCGATGTTATGAATGGTGATGATGAATATGCTTTTAGTAGAGTGATTAAGGAAGCATTAGATGTATTAGATGAAAGAGATGTAAGAAAGATAGTGTCAAATTTTGATTTAGCAAGTAATCCTATATTCTTGCAAAGATTTAATGTAATAGTAAGAGAACATAGAAAGGTTACATAAACATGTTGTTTGCTATTGTTGCATTTAGCGTATTTTTGCTTATGCATGTTTTTGTGTATTTGTTTTTCTTTAAAAGAGCAGTTAGAAGAAATGGGATTCTTATTTGTTTAAGAATCTTTTTGATTGTCAATTATTGTGGTATTTTGGGGTATTTTTTTGGTAGATATTATAGTGATATACCGCAAGTATTGTATTTTTTGCTTTCTTTGCCTGTTGGAGTTATTTTTATACTTTTTGTCTCCATGCTTGTATATAATATCCTTAGTTTGCTACCCAAATTTAGCACCAAAAGAAGGGCTTTTTTTGAAGATTGTGTAAATTATGGTAGTGGAATTTTTACTTTATCTTATTTAGGATATGGGATTTTTGAGGGTGCATTAAAGCCAGAAGTCAAAGAAGTTGATATTTCTTTAGGATTGGCTAAGAATCTAAAAGCAATACAAATTAGCGATTTGCACATTGGTGGATTAATAGAAGAGAGTGTTGTAGGAGGGCTTGTAGATAGGGTTAATTCATTTGGCGTTGATATTATATTTCTAACTGGGGATATTATTGATGCAAACACAAGTAAAGTAAAAAAGGCACTAGATGAGCTTGGTAGGTTAAAAGCAACTTTAGGAGTGTATTTTGTTGTTGGAAACCACGAATATTTTCATGATATTTCAAATTTGCTACCTATTTTGAGGTCATTTGGTATCAAGATATTGGAAAATGAAAATGTAATTATTAGCAAAG
The Helicobacter ibis DNA segment above includes these coding regions:
- a CDS encoding HobA family DNA replication regulator yields the protein MQDISQWTTHILRTDESRPTWLEERKFEWIPLVTNTLQRVFSGDNLVLITDRDREWFGDYVVNMINKSINRPYIPIINIHSLFPQVDKNCKNELGIELVADFLGNVFNNKYLFWYIGRNDDRAKLALSNDFGFLWLFDTDLQNSFTLQSTDTLVDIKLMQMFRIFNLTIEAALFGQISLD
- a CDS encoding DNA polymerase III subunit delta' — its product is MDKYHLTNMKNHILLTNYPEQEAERYIHSNPNAFLFFSDELKVEDSRDIIDEAYIANENGKTILIAANSFNIYAQNALLKVLEEPPSGVVFIIFAKAKSLLLPTIRSRMPIINRVLKQKLPHFMINIKTLNLEQVYEFLKQLDKNSLSANDIKIQIQSLYIDCMENGIYFNEAESEIFHNALLWASHYERASYIFSVLLLMILRKKKHKKLKIG
- the folP gene encoding dihydropteroate synthase gives rise to the protein MFVKNIKNALEVLKQIGCDDGGFRILRDKIQTYSFLIEDLKTPAAHILKQEALACGGDFALPKDAILYKRDSYNGVLLITKSQSKALIKKLKMQDFGLKNLALILETHFKNISFEVQIMGVANITTDSFYPLSRKAGDSGDDYINAINSIIAMIEDGASIIDIGAASSRPGSSLIKPKDELEKLEPLLKIIRSENLYTRASFSIDTYNAEVAKKCLDSGFKIVNDITGFRDIKMIEAVKGYDCRCVIMHMQGNPQDMQDNPTYENLFLEIDSFFKNQIDSLESAGIKDIILDVGIGFGKSLEHNCELIRNLRHFSHFGYPLLVGASRKSMIDKIYKSDVFSRLPGTLAIHLESINNGASIIRCHDVREHLQAIKVLEALK
- a CDS encoding metallophosphoesterase — encoded protein: MLFAIVAFSVFLLMHVFVYLFFFKRAVRRNGILICLRIFLIVNYCGILGYFFGRYYSDIPQVLYFLLSLPVGVIFILFVSMLVYNILSLLPKFSTKRRAFFEDCVNYGSGIFTLSYLGYGIFEGALKPEVKEVDISLGLAKNLKAIQISDLHIGGLIEESVVGGLVDRVNSFGVDIIFLTGDIIDANTSKVKKALDELGRLKATLGVYFVVGNHEYFHDISNLLPILRSFGIKILENENVIISKDGIELLNVCGVYDLFGRRIKTLEPNLNEALKNRNKNLPSLLLAHQPKFALEVDESHNVDLILSGHTHGGQIFPFRFLVTLDQPYLQGLYNHNKKTKIYVNKGTGFWGPPIRILARAEITYFNFS